The window cttctcattttattttactttttttttttttgagacagagtcttgctctattgctcagggtggagtgcagtggtgcaatctcaggtcactgcaacttccacctcttgggctcaagagatcctctcacctcagcctcccaagtagctgggactacaggcatgcgccattatgcccagctcatttgtataatttttttagaggtggagttttgccctgttgcccaggctggtctcaaactcctgggcttaagcgagcctcctgccttccaaagtgctgggattatcggtgtgagccactgtgccaggccccatctctattttttttttaattaaaaaaaaaaagtgaggtgaGGAGGAGGCTCTGAGTTTGAGAAATTTGTGGTTGAAGTGAACATCAAGCGTGACtgatgaggctgggcgcggtggctcacgcctgtattcccagcactttgggaggccgaggtgggcggatcatgaggtcaggagatcgagaccatcctggctaacacagtgaaaccccgtctctactaaaaatacaaaaaattagccgggcatggtggcggatgcctgtagtcccagctacttgggaggctgaggcaggaggatggcgtaaacctgggaggcagagcttgtagtgagccaagatcgcgccacagcactccagcttgggcggcagagtgagactttgtctcaaaaaaaaaaaagagtgactgaTGAGggggccgggcacaatggctcacgcctgtaatcccggcactttgggaggccaaggtgggtggatcaccgcaggtcaggagttcgagaccagcgtggccaacatggtgaaaccctgtctctactaaaaatataaaaactggtcgggcttggtggctcacgcctataatcccagcactttgggaggctgaggcgggcagatcacgaggtcaggagatcgagatcatcctggctaacacggtgaaaccctgtctctattaaaaatacaaaaaattagccgggcatgggggcaggcccctgtagtcccagctactcgggaggctgaggcaggagaatggcctgaacccgggaggtggaacttgcagtgagctgagatcgtgccactgcactccagcctgggctacagagcaagactccgtctcaaaaaaaaaaaaaaaaaactagccaggtgtggtggtgggcgcctgtaattccagctacttgggaggctgaggcaggagagttgcttgaacccaggagatggaggttgcagtgagctgcacggtgccactgcactccagcctcagcgacagaatgagactctgtctcaaaaaaaaaaagaatgactgatGAGGGAAGCACAAAGTCAGCACTGAAAGTCCAGCTGAAGCTGAGaccaaggattttcttttttctttttttttttttgagtctttcgcccaggctggagtgaagtggtatgatcttggctcactgcaacctccacccgctgggttcaagcgattctcctgcctcagcctcctgagtagctgggattacaggcacgtgccaccacacctggctaattttttagtagagatggggttttcaccttgttggccaggctagtcctgaacccctgacctcaggtgattcatccgcctgggcttcccaaagtgctaggattacaggcgtgagccaccgtgcctggccgagaccaaggattttcttttttttttttttcttttgagacagagtctggctttggctttccaaagtgcccagattacaggcgtgagccaccgcacccggccgagacCAAGGATTTTCTAAGATTCAAGCTGCAGGATTGTGTGTCCTGATGCATTCATAGGCTACATGCCGAGAAGTTTCCCTGATCCCCATCTCTTCCCTGTGGGTCATCAGAGTTAGGTACCTAGCTCTGACATGGCTCTTTGCCTCTATCTAGGTGAGGGTCCCGATGTCCTGGTGTACAGCTTGGACTTTGGTGGGCATCTGCGGATGATAAAGCGAGTGCAGAACCTGCTTGGCCACTATCTTATCCATGGCTTCCGGGTACGGCCAGAGCCTAATGGAGACCTTGACTTGGAGGCCATGGTGGCTGTGTTTGGAAGCAAGGGACTCCGAGTtgtgaaaattagctggggaCAGGGCCACTTCTGGGAGCTTTGGCGCTCTGGCCTGTGGAACATGTCTGACTGGATTTGGGATGCACGCTGGCTTGAGGGAAATATAGCCTTGGCCCTGGGCCACAACTCAGTGGTGCTATATGACCCTGTAGTAGGGTGCATCCTGCAAGAGGTGCCCTGCACAGACAGGTGCACCCTCTCTTCAGCCTGCCTGATTGGAGACGCCTGGAAGGAGCTGACCATAGTGGCAGGTGCTGTTTCCAACCAGCTCTTGGTCTGGTACCCAGCAACTGCCTTAGCAGACAACAAACCTGTAGCACCTGACCGACGAATCAGTGGGCATGTGGGCATCATCTTCAGCATGTCATACCTGGAAAGCAAGGGATTGCTGGCTACAGCTTCAGAAGACCGAAGCGTTCGTATCTGGAAGGTGGGCGACCTGCGAGTGCCTGGGGGTCGGGTGCAGAATATTGGGCACTGCTTTGGGCACAGCGCCCGTGTGTGGCAGGTCAAGCTTCTAGAGAATTACCTTATCAGTGCAGGAGAGGATTGTGTCTGCTTGGTGTGGAGCCATGAAGGTGAGATCCTCCAGGCCTTTCGGGGACACCAGGGACGTGGGATCCGGGCCATAGCTGCCCATGAGAGGCAGGCCTGGGTGATCACTGGGGGTGATGACTCAGGCATTCGGCTGTGGCACTTGGTAGGGCGTGGGTACCGGGGATTGGGGGTCTCGGCTCTCTGCTTCAAGTCCCGTAGTAGGCCAGGTACACTCAAGGCTGTGACTCTGGCTGGCTCTTGGCGACTGCTGGCAGTGACTGATACAGGGGCCCTGTATCTCTATGACGTCGAGGTCAAGTGCTGGGAGCAGCTGCTAGAGGATAAACATTTCCAGTCCTACTGCCTGCTGGAGGCAGCTCCTGGTCCCGAGGGCTTCGGATTGTGTGCTATGGCCAATGGGGAAGGTCGTGTCAAGGTTGTCCCCATCAACACTCCAACTGCTGCTGTGGACCAGACCCTGTTTCCTGGGAAGGTGCACAGCTTGAGCTGGGCCCTGCGTGGTTATGAGGAGCTCCTGTTGCTGGCATCGGGCCCTGGCGGGGTAGTAGCTTGCCTAGAGATCTCAGCCGCACCCTCTGGCAAGGCCATCTTTGTCAAGGAACGTTGTCGGTACCTGCTGCCCCCAAGCAAGCAGAGATGGCACACATGCAGTGCCTTCCTACCCCCAGGTGACTTCCTGGTGTGTGGTGACCGCCGGGGCTCTGTGCTGCTATTCCCCTCCAGACCAGGTCTGCTCAAGGACCCTGGGGTGGGAGGCAAGGCTCGGGCTGGTGCTGGGGCACCTGTAGTGGGTAGTGGTAGTAGTGGGGGTGGGAATGCTTTCACTGGGTTGGGCCCAGTGTCTACCCTGCCCTCTCTGCACGGGAAGCAGGGTGTGACCTCAGTCACATGCCATGGTGGCTATGTGTATACCACAGGGCGTGATGGAGCCTACTACCAGCTGTTTGTACGAGACGGCCAGCTCCAGCCAGTCCTAAGGCAGAAGTCCTGTCGAGGCATGAACTGGCTAGCTGGGCTCCGTATAGTGCCCGATGGGAGCATGGTTATCCTGGGTTTCCATGCCAATGAGTTTGTGGTGTGGAACCCTCGGTCACACGAGAAGCTGCACATCGTCAACTGTGGTGGAGGGCACCGTTCGTGGGCATTCTCTGATACTGAGGCGGCCATGGCCTTTGCTTACCTCAAGGATGGGGATGTCATGCTGTACAGGGCTCTGGGTGGCTGCACCCGGCCACACGTGATTCTCCGGGAGGGTCTGCATGGCCGTGAGATCACTTGTGTAAAGCGTGTGGGCACCATTACCCTGGGGCCTGAATATGGAGTGCCCAGCTTCATGCAGCCTGATGACCTGGAGCCTGGCAGTGAGGGGCCCGACTTGACTGACATTGTGATCACATGTAGTGAGGACACTACTGTCTGTGTCCTAGCACTCCCTACAACCACAGGCTCAGCCCACGCACTCACAGCTGTTTGTAACCATATCTCCTCGGTACGTGCTGTGGCTGTGTGGGGCATTGGCACCCCAGGTGGCCCTCAGGATCCTCAGCCAGGCCTGACTGCCCATGTGGTGTCTGCGGGGGGGCGGGCTGAGATGCACTGCTTCAGCATCATGGTTACTCCGGACCCCAGCACCCCAAGCCGCCTCGCCTGCCATGTCATGCACCTTTCGTCCCACCGGCTAGATGAGTATTGGGACCGGCAACGCAATCGGCATCGGATGGTTAAGGTAGACCCAGAGACCAGGTAATATATGCTCCTGGGCAGGGTGTGGTATGGGTCATGCAGATGCTCCCAGGCTTGCAGGCTCCACCTGACAGCTGCATGTTGTCTCTGCAGGTACATGTCCCTTGCTGTGTGTGAACTTGACCAGCCCGGCCTTGGCCCCCTTGTGGCTGCAGCCTGTAGTGATGGGGCCGTAAGGTGAGAGCATAGGGCCCAGTGGGACAGGAGACAAAGGAAGTAAGGTTGTCTAGGATGCGTTCTGAGCTGggccaccccccgccccccaggcTCTTTCTTTTGCAGGATTCTGGGCGGATTCTGCAGCTCCTTGCTGAAACCTTCCACCATAAGCGATGTGTCCTCAAGGTCCACTCCTTTACACACGAGGCACCCAACCAGAGGCGGTGAGAGGGGCTGGATGATGGTCCTGCATGGGCTGGGTTGGGGGGTTCCTGTTGAGCTTCATCTCTGTTATTGACCAGGCTGTCTTTTCCTGGCTCTCAGGAGGCTCCTCCTGTGCAGCGCAGCTACTGATGGCAGCCTGGCTTTCTGGGATCTCACCACCATGCTAGACCATGACTCCACTGTCCTGGAGCCTCCAGTGGATCCTGGGCTTCCCTACCGTGAGTAGCTAATGTGCAACCATGGCTACCCCTCCTCACCTGTCACATAGCCCTCACACATGTGGCAGGCGGGGCCCTGACAACtaccctcttcctcttccttcaggGCTTGGCACCCCCTCCCTGACTCTCCAGGCCCACAGCTGTGGTATCAACAGCCTGCACACCTTGCCCACCCGTGAGGGCCACCATCTCGTGGCCAGTGGCAGTGAAGATGGATCCCTCCATGTCTTCGTGCTTGCTGTGGAGATGCTACAGCTAGAAGAGGCTGTGGGAGAGGCTGGGCTGGTACCCCAGCTGCGTGTGCTAGAGGAATACTCTGTCCCCTGTGCACATGCTGCCCATGTGACAGGCCTCAAGATCCTAAGCCCAAGCATCATGGTCTCAGCCTCCATTGATCAACGGCTGACCTTCTGGCGTCTGGGGCATGGTGAACCCACCTTCATGAATAGCACTGTGTTCCATGTGCCTGATGTGGCTGACATGGACTGCTGGCCTGTGAGCCCTGAGTTTGGCCACCGTTGTGCCCTTGGGGGTCAGGGGCTTGAGGTTTACAACTGGTATGACTGAGGTATCCTGCGGTGGCTGGCGTGCTGGGCATGGGGCCTGCTCACAGACAGCATGGAGCAGGGATGGGCTGTCTGTGCCCATGCTCAGCATGCCTTGAGGGGAGGAGGTGGTGGCCGTGGGTTCCTGATGTCGGTGCAGGAGCTGAAGGTGAGTGGAGTGCTGCCAAGAATATGCCCGACTCCCCATGACAAGACAGAACTTTGTAACAAACAGTACCAATTTATTTTGGCCgtgggtttttgctttttttccagtTGATGACTTTGTGAACATTCCCAGGTATTGGAGCCTCTGTGGCCTTAAATGTGGCTCAGTGGAGGGAGACCCAGCATAGCCAGGCCAGTATGGAGCACCTCACGCACAGCTCTCAGAAGCTGCAGGCGGACGAACATCTGACCAAAGAGGTGTGGTCGAGGCTCCTGAAAGAGAAAGGGCCTGCTGGTCTCATCCTCTGCTTCCTTTGCCTTTACCCTATACCTCTCTGCACGTCCCACCCCATTTTGCTGTGTGCTCACCCCCAGGATGTGTACCCGGTTGTAGTAGGAGCTGAAATCCATGCTGAGCTGTACCAGGAACTTGCATATCTAGAGACAGAGACTGAGTCACTGGCCCATCTCTTTGCTCTTGTGCCCCAGGCCAGAATAAAGAATAGAGTGTAGAGTGTCCTGGTTGTCTATGCCTCACCATCTCTGTGCGTACAGCAATGTGGAGCCCCGGGGCTGTGCAGTCCAGCACTGCTGTCCGGCTCAGCAGATCCGGAAAGGGGAGGATACTGTTGAAGAGCAACAACCACTCACCCTGTTGGGGAGAAAGGTGCTGGGAGGGGAAGTCCAGGCCTCCTTGTGCCAGCTACCAGGAGGGACACTCACCTCATCATGTAGCAGTGAGAAGTCCAGACTGCTCACAGGAGGAAAAGTGGGGTACAGACCTTGTTCCATACTACACTTGTAACTCTCAAAGAGTGTGGCAAGACGGGCACAATTATACATGACAAAGGTGCCACTCTTTGTGCCCTTCGTGGAGATACTGCTGTCAGCCAGAGCCAGGAAGAGCTGGGGAATAGAAGCACAGCtgcagagagagaaggcagccacCACACCCTGTGCCCCAACACTGGCCCTGTCAGGCTCCCAGGCTCACCTGACTCTGTGGGGCTGTGCTCAGCATCTCAAACTTGATGGTGGCCACAGAGAGAACACCAAAGATCTCTGTCCAGGCTGGGTCTGAGGGAGTATAGGGTTGGTCAGTCAGTCTGCAGGCAAGGGCAGGGATGCAAAAAACCTGCCCCTAACCCAGAACATAGCCAGGGTTTCCCAGGCACACCTTGTGCCAGATCCCCACCATGCTTCAGTGCTGAGGCCTTGCACACCTGGGTATGCCGGAACCTGTGTTTGGAAGAGAGGAAGGCCAGTGGGCAGGGTCCTGGGTAAAGAGTCCCCCCTCATTACCCTGGCTTAGGTTGGTGTTCCTCCCAGCCTCACTCACTCGTAGTACTCAGGGGCAGTCATCAGAGTGCCAGGTGCACCAGCTACTTTCACAGGGCCACAGATGAGGTGCTTCTGTCAGAAAGATGTCAGGGGCTCAGCCTAGTTGGCGCTACTCTCCAGGAAGTCCCTTGAGGAGCCCAAATCTGGTGCCTCTACTCAGCCCAGACTCCCTCAAATTGGAACTGCCAGGTTGAGTGCCTCCGTCTACCCAGCCACTCAGGCTACGCATGGTTCATCCTTCTCAACCTGGTCTTCAGTGTTCTTGGGATGTGTCTACAGACCCCCCTTCCCCAGAGCCTCTGCACCTGCTGTACATGCCCTCTCAAGTCCAGCAACTCCCCCAAGGTCAAGTGTTGGTTTCTGTCAGCTAACAAGCCCCTCGGTGGGTTTTCAAGGGCCCTCTGAGGTTGGGGGTTAGGTGGTGGGGAGCTCCACCATCATTATTAACCTACCTGTCTGAGTGGAGCCTTGTCAACCAACTTCTGCCAAAGCAGGTCCAACTTCTGTTGCTGGAACTCCTCCTCACAGCTAACAACATGTACAACCAGGCAGCCGCCTGTACCAGTATCTGAGGCCCCAGCCTAAGGGAGGACAATCATAACTGTGGAAGTACAGTATACTTGGTTTGGGAGAACCTACAGGGCTGGGAGTCACTAACCAGGCCTGGGTGGCTGTCCTCGGGCCAATGCCATAGAGCCTCTTGCAGCTCAGCCAGCACAGAGAGGAGATCCTCAGTCACTGAAAAGAGAACAGACAGGTGCTGAGACTGACAAGAAGCAGAGATGTGCCCCTAACCCCCTCCTGCCTTTTCTGGCCCTGCTAGGCTTCAGGTCCTACCCAGACAGTTGTCCAGGTTGGGGTCATAG is drawn from Homo sapiens chromosome 3, GRCh38.p14 Primary Assembly and contains these coding sequences:
- the WDR6 gene encoding tRNA (34-2'-O)-methyltransferase regulator WDR6 isoform 2 (isoform 2 is encoded by transcript variant 2), coding for MALCLYLGEGPDVLVYSLDFGGHLRMIKRVQNLLGHYLIHGFRVRPEPNGDLDLEAMVAVFGSKGLRVVKISWGQGHFWELWRSGLWNMSDWIWDARWLEGNIALALGHNSVVLYDPVVGCILQEVPCTDRCTLSSACLIGDAWKELTIVAGAVSNQLLVWYPATALADNKPVAPDRRISGHVGIIFSMSYLESKGLLATASEDRSVRIWKVGDLRVPGGRVQNIGHCFGHSARVWQVKLLENYLISAGEDCVCLVWSHEGEILQAFRGHQGRGIRAIAAHERQAWVITGGDDSGIRLWHLVGRGYRGLGVSALCFKSRSRPGTLKAVTLAGSWRLLAVTDTGALYLYDVEVKCWEQLLEDKHFQSYCLLEAAPGPEGFGLCAMANGEGRVKVVPINTPTAAVDQTLFPGKVHSLSWALRGYEELLLLASGPGGVVACLEISAAPSGKAIFVKERCRYLLPPSKQRWHTCSAFLPPGDFLVCGDRRGSVLLFPSRPGLLKDPGVGGKARAGAGAPVVGSGSSGGGNAFTGLGPVSTLPSLHGKQGVTSVTCHGGYVYTTGRDGAYYQLFVRDGQLQPVLRQKSCRGMNWLAGLRIVPDGSMVILGFHANEFVVWNPRSHEKLHIVNCGGGHRSWAFSDTEAAMAFAYLKDGDVMLYRALGGCTRPHVILREGLHGREITCVKRVGTITLGPEYGVPSFMQPDDLEPGSEGPDLTDIVITCSEDTTVCVLALPTTTGSAHALTAVCNHISSVRAVAVWGIGTPGGPQDPQPGLTAHVVSAGGRAEMHCFSIMVTPDPSTPSRLACHVMHLSSHRLDEYWDRQRNRHRMVKVDPETRYMSLAVCELDQPGLGPLVAAACSDGAVRLFLLQDSGRILQLLAETFHHKRCVLKVHSFTHEAPNQRRRLLLCSAATDGSLAFWDLTTMLDHDSTVLEPPVDPGLPYRLGTPSLTLQAHSCGINSLHTLPTREGHHLVASGSEDGSLHVFVLAVEMLQLEEAVGEAGLVPQLRVLEEYSVPCAHAAHVTGLKILSPSIMVSASIDQRLTFWRLGHGEPTFMNSTVFHVPDVADMDCWPVSPEFGHRCALGGQGLEVYNWYD
- the WDR6 gene encoding tRNA (34-2'-O)-methyltransferase regulator WDR6 isoform X1 — translated: MDALEDYVWPRATSELILLPVTGLECVGDRLLAGEGPDVLVYSLDFGGHLRMIKRVQNLLGHYLIHGFRVRPEPNGDLDLEAMVAVFGSKGLRVVKISWGQGHFWELWRSGLWNMSDWIWDARWLEGNIALALGHNSVVLYDPVVGCILQEVPCTDRCTLSSACLIGDAWKELTIVAGAVSNQLLVWYPATALADNKPVAPDRRISGHVGIIFSMSYLESKGLLATASEDRSVRIWKVGDLRVPGGRVQNIGHCFGHSARVWQVKLLENYLISAGEDCVCLVWSHEGEILQAFRGHQGRGIRAIAAHERQAWVITGGDDSGIRLWHLVGRGYRGLGVSALCFKSRSRPGTLKAVTLAGSWRLLAVTDTGALYLYDVEVKCWEQLLEDKHFQSYCLLEAAPGPEGFGLCAMANGEGRVKVVPINTPTAAVDQTLFPGKVHSLSWALRGYEELLLLASGPGGVVACLEISAAPSGKAIFVKERCRYLLPPSKQRWHTCSAFLPPGDFLVCGDRRGSVLLFPSRPGLLKDPGVGGKARAGAGAPVVGSGSSGGGNAFTGLGPVSTLPSLHGKQGVTSVTCHGGYVYTTGRDGAYYQLFVRDGQLQPVLRQKSCRGMNWLAGLRIVPDGSMVILGFHANEFVVWNPRSHEKLHIVNCGGGHRSWAFSDTEAAMAFAYLKDGDVMLYRALGGCTRPHVILREGLHGREITCVKRVGTITLGPEYGVPSFMQPDDLEPGSEGPDLTDIVITCSEDTTVCVLALPTTTGSAHALTAVCNHISSVRAVAVWGIGTPGGPQDPQPGLTAHVVSAGGRAEMHCFSIMVTPDPSTPSRLACHVMHLSSHRLDEYWDRQRNRHRMVKVDPETRYMSLAVCELDQPGLGPLVAAACSDGAVRLFLLQDSGRILQLLAETFHHKRCVLKVHSFTHEAPNQRRLSFPGSQEAPPVQRSY
- the WDR6 gene encoding tRNA (34-2'-O)-methyltransferase regulator WDR6 isoform 1 (isoform 1 is encoded by transcript variant 1), with amino-acid sequence MDALEDYVWPRATSELILLPVTGLECVGDRLLAGEGPDVLVYSLDFGGHLRMIKRVQNLLGHYLIHGFRVRPEPNGDLDLEAMVAVFGSKGLRVVKISWGQGHFWELWRSGLWNMSDWIWDARWLEGNIALALGHNSVVLYDPVVGCILQEVPCTDRCTLSSACLIGDAWKELTIVAGAVSNQLLVWYPATALADNKPVAPDRRISGHVGIIFSMSYLESKGLLATASEDRSVRIWKVGDLRVPGGRVQNIGHCFGHSARVWQVKLLENYLISAGEDCVCLVWSHEGEILQAFRGHQGRGIRAIAAHERQAWVITGGDDSGIRLWHLVGRGYRGLGVSALCFKSRSRPGTLKAVTLAGSWRLLAVTDTGALYLYDVEVKCWEQLLEDKHFQSYCLLEAAPGPEGFGLCAMANGEGRVKVVPINTPTAAVDQTLFPGKVHSLSWALRGYEELLLLASGPGGVVACLEISAAPSGKAIFVKERCRYLLPPSKQRWHTCSAFLPPGDFLVCGDRRGSVLLFPSRPGLLKDPGVGGKARAGAGAPVVGSGSSGGGNAFTGLGPVSTLPSLHGKQGVTSVTCHGGYVYTTGRDGAYYQLFVRDGQLQPVLRQKSCRGMNWLAGLRIVPDGSMVILGFHANEFVVWNPRSHEKLHIVNCGGGHRSWAFSDTEAAMAFAYLKDGDVMLYRALGGCTRPHVILREGLHGREITCVKRVGTITLGPEYGVPSFMQPDDLEPGSEGPDLTDIVITCSEDTTVCVLALPTTTGSAHALTAVCNHISSVRAVAVWGIGTPGGPQDPQPGLTAHVVSAGGRAEMHCFSIMVTPDPSTPSRLACHVMHLSSHRLDEYWDRQRNRHRMVKVDPETRYMSLAVCELDQPGLGPLVAAACSDGAVRLFLLQDSGRILQLLAETFHHKRCVLKVHSFTHEAPNQRRRLLLCSAATDGSLAFWDLTTMLDHDSTVLEPPVDPGLPYRLGTPSLTLQAHSCGINSLHTLPTREGHHLVASGSEDGSLHVFVLAVEMLQLEEAVGEAGLVPQLRVLEEYSVPCAHAAHVTGLKILSPSIMVSASIDQRLTFWRLGHGEPTFMNSTVFHVPDVADMDCWPVSPEFGHRCALGGQGLEVYNWYD
- the WDR6 gene encoding tRNA (34-2'-O)-methyltransferase regulator WDR6 isoform 3 (isoform 3 is encoded by transcript variant 3); the protein is MIKRVQNLLGHYLIHGFRVRPEPNGDLDLEAMVAVFGSKGLRVVKISWGQGHFWELWRSGLWNMSDWIWDARWLEGNIALALGHNSVVLYDPVVGCILQEVPCTDRCTLSSACLIGDAWKELTIVAGAVSNQLLVWYPATALADNKPVAPDRRISGHVGIIFSMSYLESKGLLATASEDRSVRIWKVGDLRVPGGRVQNIGHCFGHSARVWQVKLLENYLISAGEDCVCLVWSHEGEILQAFRGHQGRGIRAIAAHERQAWVITGGDDSGIRLWHLVGRGYRGLGVSALCFKSRSRPGTLKAVTLAGSWRLLAVTDTGALYLYDVEVKCWEQLLEDKHFQSYCLLEAAPGPEGFGLCAMANGEGRVKVVPINTPTAAVDQTLFPGKVHSLSWALRGYEELLLLASGPGGVVACLEISAAPSGKAIFVKERCRYLLPPSKQRWHTCSAFLPPGDFLVCGDRRGSVLLFPSRPGLLKDPGVGGKARAGAGAPVVGSGSSGGGNAFTGLGPVSTLPSLHGKQGVTSVTCHGGYVYTTGRDGAYYQLFVRDGQLQPVLRQKSCRGMNWLAGLRIVPDGSMVILGFHANEFVVWNPRSHEKLHIVNCGGGHRSWAFSDTEAAMAFAYLKDGDVMLYRALGGCTRPHVILREGLHGREITCVKRVGTITLGPEYGVPSFMQPDDLEPGSEGPDLTDIVITCSEDTTVCVLALPTTTGSAHALTAVCNHISSVRAVAVWGIGTPGGPQDPQPGLTAHVVSAGGRAEMHCFSIMVTPDPSTPSRLACHVMHLSSHRLDEYWDRQRNRHRMVKVDPETRYMSLAVCELDQPGLGPLVAAACSDGAVRLFLLQDSGRILQLLAETFHHKRCVLKVHSFTHEAPNQRRRLLLCSAATDGSLAFWDLTTMLDHDSTVLEPPVDPGLPYRLGTPSLTLQAHSCGINSLHTLPTREGHHLVASGSEDGSLHVFVLAVEMLQLEEAVGEAGLVPQLRVLEEYSVPCAHAAHVTGLKILSPSIMVSASIDQRLTFWRLGHGEPTFMNSTVFHVPDVADMDCWPVSPEFGHRCALGGQGLEVYNWYD